One region of Erwinia tracheiphila genomic DNA includes:
- the ptrA gene encoding pitrilysin — MRYFAAWFTALILLATGWSQLVQAQSGWQVLPDTVRKSDRDPRQYQAVRLDNGMTVLLVSDPLASKSLAALAIPVGSLENPRNQQGLAHYLEHMLLMGSEHYPEPDNLAEFLKKHGGIHNASTASYRTAFYLEVENDALQPAVDRLADAIAAPRLAPVNADRERHAVNAELTMARSRDGLRMVQVGAETLNPQHPASLFSGGNLETLKDKPDSNLHDALKAFYHRYYSANLMKAVIYSNKPLEALQKIAVTTFGRVENRNATVPEITVPVVTDKQKGIIIHYVPAQPHRQLRIEFRIDNNSDQFRSKTDTLIAYMIGNRSKNTLSDWLQNNGLADSIDAGADPLVDRNGGVFSISVSLTDKGLTERDRVIAAVFSYLNCLRTGGIDKRYFDEMAHVLDLDFRYPSITRDMDYIQWLVDTMLRVPVTDTLDAGYIADKFDPQAIQARLDEMTPRNARFWFIGPNEPHNKMAYFVNAPYQVDTISAQRFADWQAESNKISLSLPVLNPWIPDDFTLIAPQHQYDHPQALVSEPGLKVFYMPSQFYADDPRANITLYLRNQAARSTAKNQVLFSLNDYLAGLALDELSSQASVGGIGFSTSQNDGVAFNVSGFTQHLPELMKALLKEYAHFQATEAQLEQARSWYLERLDSAEKGKAFEEAIQPARLLSQIPYTQRDERRRLLKSITLQDLNAYRQMLLQNATPELLVVGNMTKESSKTLASDIKTQLGCQGESGWRSSYPDVDKKTFANMQKAGSSTDSALAALYVPAGYDEYASIASAALLSQIVQPWFYNQLRTEEQLGYAVFAFQMSVGRQWGIAFVLQSNVKQPAYLLRRFDAFYPTAEQRLRAISKEDFAQYQAAMINELRQRPQTLDEEAGRFAKDFTRENYRFDSRAKVIHQIEALSPEKLAAFFHDAVIAPRGLVLLSQISGSQHGKEDYAVPAGFTTWQDVSSLQQSLPVKSDKP, encoded by the coding sequence ATGCGTTATTTTGCCGCCTGGTTTACCGCTTTAATCCTTCTTGCCACCGGCTGGAGCCAGCTGGTTCAGGCTCAGTCTGGTTGGCAAGTACTCCCTGACACTGTTCGTAAAAGCGACAGGGACCCGCGTCAGTACCAGGCGGTTCGTCTTGACAACGGTATGACAGTGCTGCTGGTTTCCGATCCTCTTGCCAGCAAATCGCTTGCTGCTCTGGCTATCCCGGTTGGTTCGTTAGAAAACCCGCGCAATCAGCAGGGGCTGGCGCATTATCTGGAACATATGCTGCTGATGGGTTCTGAACATTATCCGGAACCCGATAATCTTGCTGAATTCCTTAAAAAGCACGGTGGGATCCATAATGCCAGCACGGCGTCTTATCGTACGGCATTCTATCTTGAAGTCGAAAACGATGCGCTGCAGCCCGCCGTTGACAGACTGGCTGATGCCATTGCTGCGCCACGCCTCGCCCCGGTCAATGCCGATCGTGAACGTCATGCGGTCAATGCCGAGCTGACAATGGCGCGCTCCCGTGATGGACTGCGCATGGTTCAGGTGGGGGCAGAAACGCTTAATCCTCAGCATCCTGCATCGCTATTCTCCGGCGGTAATCTGGAAACGTTAAAGGATAAGCCGGACAGCAATTTACACGATGCGCTCAAGGCGTTTTATCATCGTTACTATTCGGCCAACCTGATGAAAGCGGTCATTTACAGTAATAAACCGCTGGAAGCACTGCAAAAAATAGCGGTGACTACCTTTGGCCGGGTGGAAAACCGCAACGCTACCGTGCCCGAAATTACCGTGCCTGTGGTAACAGATAAACAAAAAGGGATCATTATTCATTACGTGCCAGCACAGCCGCACCGGCAGCTGAGAATTGAATTTCGTATTGATAATAACAGCGATCAATTCCGTAGTAAGACCGATACCCTGATTGCTTATATGATTGGTAACCGCAGCAAGAATACCCTCTCTGACTGGCTGCAAAATAACGGCCTGGCCGATTCCATTGATGCAGGGGCAGATCCGTTGGTTGACCGTAACGGCGGCGTCTTCTCCATTTCGGTATCCCTCACGGATAAAGGGCTGACCGAGCGCGATCGCGTGATCGCCGCAGTGTTTAGCTATCTGAACTGCTTACGCACAGGGGGAATAGATAAGCGATATTTCGATGAAATGGCCCATGTGCTGGATCTGGACTTTCGCTACCCTTCAATCACACGCGATATGGACTACATTCAATGGCTGGTGGATACCATGCTCCGTGTACCGGTGACGGACACGCTGGATGCCGGTTACATTGCGGACAAATTCGATCCGCAGGCGATTCAGGCAAGACTGGATGAAATGACGCCCCGCAACGCAAGGTTCTGGTTTATCGGTCCTAATGAGCCGCATAACAAGATGGCCTATTTTGTTAATGCCCCCTATCAGGTTGATACCATTTCTGCACAACGCTTTGCTGACTGGCAGGCCGAAAGTAACAAAATATCGCTTTCTCTCCCGGTGCTTAATCCCTGGATACCCGATGACTTCACATTGATTGCGCCACAGCATCAATACGATCACCCGCAAGCATTAGTTAGCGAACCAGGGCTTAAGGTGTTTTACATGCCCAGCCAGTTTTATGCCGACGACCCCAGGGCGAACATTACGCTTTATTTACGTAATCAAGCGGCAAGGAGCACGGCGAAGAATCAGGTCTTGTTCAGCCTTAATGATTACCTGGCAGGGCTTGCGCTGGATGAGTTAAGCTCGCAGGCTTCCGTGGGCGGCATTGGTTTTTCCACCAGCCAGAATGATGGTGTTGCCTTCAACGTCAGCGGTTTCACCCAGCATCTGCCTGAGCTGATGAAAGCGTTGCTTAAAGAGTATGCCCACTTTCAGGCAACTGAGGCGCAGCTTGAACAGGCCAGATCATGGTATCTGGAGCGGCTGGATTCCGCAGAGAAAGGCAAAGCGTTTGAAGAGGCTATTCAGCCCGCACGGCTTCTGTCGCAAATCCCTTATACCCAACGTGATGAACGGCGCAGGCTGTTAAAGAGCATTACCCTGCAGGATCTTAATGCATACCGGCAGATGCTGTTGCAAAACGCCACCCCTGAACTGCTGGTGGTGGGCAATATGACAAAGGAAAGTAGCAAGACGCTGGCCAGTGATATCAAAACGCAGCTTGGCTGCCAGGGTGAAAGCGGATGGCGCAGCAGTTACCCTGACGTGGATAAAAAAACCTTTGCGAATATGCAAAAAGCGGGAAGCAGTACTGACTCTGCGCTGGCGGCGCTTTACGTGCCTGCTGGCTACGATGAGTATGCCAGCATTGCCAGCGCCGCGCTGCTCAGTCAGATTGTTCAACCATGGTTCTATAATCAATTGCGCACGGAAGAACAGCTTGGCTATGCGGTGTTTGCTTTTCAGATGTCGGTTGGGCGGCAGTGGGGTATAGCGTTCGTATTGCAAAGTAATGTGAAGCAACCTGCTTATCTGCTACGCCGTTTCGACGCGTTTTATCCAACAGCAGAGCAGCGCCTGCGTGCCATCAGTAAAGAGGATTTTGCGCAGTACCAGGCGGCGATGATTAATGAGCTTAGGCAGCGTCCACAAACCCTGGATGAAGAGGCAGGTCGATTCGCCAAAGACTTTACCCGGGAAAATTACCGCTTTGACAGCCGGGCAAAAGTGATTCATCAAATCGAAGCGCTGTCGCCGGAAAAGCTGGCAGCATTTTTTCATGATGCGGTCATCGCACCTCGCGGGCTGGTTCTGCTGTCGCAGATCTCCGGGAGTCAGCATGGGAAGGAAGATTACGCTGTGCCAGCAGGGTTCACGACTTGGCAGGATGTCTCCAGCCTGCAACAGTCCCTGCCCGTAAAAAGTGATAAGCCATGA
- the argA gene encoding amino-acid N-acetyltransferase → MKERSTELVQGFRHTVPYINAHRGKTFVIMLGGEAICHENFSGIINDIGLLHSLGIRLVLVYGARPQIDANLDEHHLEPVYHKHTRVTDKQSLELVKQAAGRLQLDITARLSMSLNNTPSQGAHINVVSGNFIIAQPLGVDDGVDYCHSGRIRRIDEESIHRQLDSGAIVLVGPVAVSVTGESFNLTSEEVATHLAIKLKAEKMIGFCSGQGVTDSNGTTISELFPNDAQQRIEAFEQNDDYLSGTVQFLRGAVKACRSGVRRSHLISYQEDGALIQELFSRDGIGTQIVMDSAEQIRRATINDIGGILELIRPLEQQGILVRRSREQLEMEIDKFTIIERDNLAIGCAALYPFPEEQIGEMACVAVHPDYRSSSRGEALLERVALQACQMGLKKLFVLTTRSIHWFQERGFMPVDIEQLPESKKQMYNYQRRSKVLMIDLRDAHLV, encoded by the coding sequence ATGAAGGAACGCAGTACCGAACTGGTTCAGGGGTTTCGCCATACGGTGCCCTACATCAATGCCCACCGTGGTAAAACCTTTGTCATTATGCTGGGTGGTGAAGCGATTTGTCATGAAAACTTCTCGGGTATTATCAATGATATTGGCCTGCTGCACAGCCTTGGCATCCGGCTGGTACTGGTATACGGTGCTCGCCCGCAAATCGATGCCAATCTGGATGAACATCATCTGGAGCCGGTTTATCACAAACACACTCGCGTTACCGATAAGCAGTCGCTGGAGCTGGTCAAACAGGCTGCAGGCCGCCTGCAACTTGATATTACCGCACGCTTGTCCATGAGTCTGAATAATACGCCTTCGCAAGGCGCACACATTAATGTGGTGAGCGGCAATTTTATTATTGCTCAACCGCTGGGCGTAGATGACGGCGTTGACTATTGCCACAGCGGACGCATCCGCCGTATTGATGAAGAATCCATCCACCGCCAGCTGGACAGCGGTGCCATTGTGCTGGTCGGTCCGGTGGCCGTTTCGGTCACTGGTGAAAGTTTTAACCTGACTTCCGAAGAAGTTGCGACCCATCTGGCGATCAAGCTGAAGGCCGAGAAAATGATAGGTTTCTGCTCCGGGCAGGGCGTAACGGACAGTAACGGGACCACCATTTCTGAACTATTCCCAAATGATGCGCAACAGCGCATAGAAGCGTTTGAACAGAATGATGACTATCTCTCTGGTACCGTGCAGTTTTTACGCGGTGCAGTGAAAGCCTGCCGCAGTGGTGTTCGTCGTAGCCATCTGATTAGCTATCAGGAAGACGGCGCTTTAATACAGGAACTGTTCTCTCGCGATGGTATCGGTACTCAAATTGTGATGGATAGCGCAGAACAGATTCGCCGCGCCACCATCAATGATATCGGCGGCATACTGGAGCTGATTCGACCGCTTGAGCAACAAGGGATTTTGGTGCGTCGCTCCCGCGAACAGCTGGAGATGGAAATTGATAAATTTACTATTATTGAGCGCGATAATCTGGCTATTGGCTGTGCTGCACTTTATCCGTTTCCTGAAGAACAAATTGGCGAGATGGCCTGTGTTGCCGTGCATCCGGACTATCGCAGTTCATCCCGTGGCGAAGCCCTGCTCGAGCGCGTCGCGCTTCAGGCATGCCAAATGGGATTAAAAAAGCTGTTTGTCCTGACCACACGCAGCATTCACTGGTTTCAGGAAAGGGGCTTTATGCCAGTTGATATTGAACAATTACCCGAGAGTAAAAAGCAAATGTACAATTATCAGCGTCGATCAAAAGTGTTGATGATCGATCTGCGTGATGCCCATCTTGTCTGA
- the recD gene encoding exodeoxyribonuclease V subunit alpha → MSRMVELLNIACERRVLRALDVQFARLIAGDERPALMLAAAWVSAGAGEGHVCLPLVHFTEQQLFAGRYPELARQIWFEAGEPDWQTLLPQEEAVGDGSGPTPLVLWQQRLYLHRMWQSEGEVAHFFAHDTPVSLQNPERLRAILDDYFGVQSDNGQKIAAAVAITRQIAVISGGPGTGKTTTVANLLASLLELSGEKLRICLAAPTGKAAARLTESLAKALKALMVSEATRQQLLTEATTLHRLLGVLPGSQRMRYHAGNPLHLDLLVVDEASMVDLPMMANLIAALPSRARVIFLGDRDQLASVEAGAVLGDICRCAEVGYSPARAQELRLLTGCDVAANDVQQAGVHDSICLLRKSFRFGASSGIGQMAQAVNAGDSHQVDRLFAAGFTDIERFSLQTGEQYQYLLGVCLAGYQEYLSLLRNKVQPEQAIEAFGRFRLLCALREGPFGVIGLNERIEAFLSRQRLIQRAPGIGGKWYAGRPVMISRNDSALGLFNGDIGITMYNDEEKLKVFFPLADGTIKAVQPVRLPPHETAFAMTVHKSQGSEFDHTLLVLPDQFTPILTRELIYTAITRARSKLTLFAEQTVFNQAVKIRTLRRSGLIARLNLSENQQ, encoded by the coding sequence ATGAGCAGGATGGTTGAACTGTTAAACATCGCCTGCGAACGGCGAGTGCTACGGGCGCTTGATGTACAGTTTGCCAGACTGATTGCGGGTGATGAACGACCCGCCCTGATGCTTGCTGCTGCCTGGGTGAGTGCCGGAGCAGGTGAAGGCCACGTTTGCCTGCCGCTGGTGCACTTCACCGAACAGCAGCTGTTCGCGGGACGCTATCCTGAACTGGCAAGGCAGATCTGGTTTGAGGCGGGTGAACCTGACTGGCAAACGCTGCTGCCTCAGGAAGAGGCGGTCGGCGATGGTTCCGGTCCCACCCCGCTGGTTCTCTGGCAACAAAGGCTTTATCTGCACCGCATGTGGCAGTCAGAAGGGGAAGTGGCACATTTTTTTGCCCATGACACGCCCGTTAGCCTGCAAAATCCCGAACGACTGCGTGCAATCCTCGATGATTACTTTGGTGTGCAGTCAGACAACGGGCAGAAAATCGCTGCAGCGGTGGCTATCACTCGACAGATTGCGGTCATTTCAGGCGGACCCGGCACGGGTAAAACCACCACCGTGGCGAACCTGCTTGCCTCACTGCTGGAACTTTCCGGCGAAAAACTGCGAATCTGCCTTGCTGCGCCTACCGGCAAAGCGGCGGCCCGTCTGACGGAATCGCTGGCTAAAGCGCTAAAGGCGCTGATGGTCAGTGAGGCAACCAGGCAACAGCTTTTAACTGAAGCCACGACCTTACATCGCCTGCTTGGCGTGCTTCCCGGCAGTCAGCGAATGCGTTATCACGCCGGTAATCCACTGCATCTGGATTTGCTGGTGGTGGATGAGGCATCTATGGTGGATCTGCCGATGATGGCGAATCTGATTGCTGCCCTGCCTTCCCGGGCCAGGGTTATTTTTCTGGGTGATCGCGATCAGCTGGCGTCGGTGGAAGCTGGGGCGGTACTTGGCGATATTTGTCGCTGTGCGGAAGTCGGTTATAGCCCTGCACGCGCACAGGAACTGAGGCTGCTGACCGGGTGTGATGTTGCGGCAAACGATGTGCAGCAGGCTGGCGTGCATGACAGCATTTGCCTGCTACGCAAGAGCTTTAGGTTTGGTGCATCGTCCGGTATCGGGCAAATGGCACAGGCGGTAAATGCCGGAGACAGTCATCAGGTGGACCGGCTGTTTGCCGCCGGATTCACGGATATTGAGCGATTTTCGCTGCAAACTGGCGAGCAGTACCAGTATTTGCTGGGTGTTTGCCTGGCGGGTTACCAGGAATATCTGTCGCTGTTACGAAATAAGGTCCAACCAGAGCAGGCGATTGAAGCATTTGGACGTTTCCGCTTGCTTTGCGCGCTACGTGAAGGCCCCTTTGGCGTTATCGGGCTGAACGAGCGTATCGAAGCTTTTTTGTCCCGGCAGCGGCTTATTCAGCGTGCACCGGGCATCGGCGGAAAGTGGTATGCGGGACGTCCGGTGATGATCTCCCGTAATGACAGTGCGCTGGGACTGTTTAACGGCGATATTGGCATTACCATGTACAATGATGAGGAAAAACTGAAGGTCTTTTTCCCTCTGGCGGATGGCACAATCAAGGCGGTGCAGCCGGTCCGCTTACCCCCTCACGAGACGGCTTTTGCCATGACCGTGCATAAATCCCAGGGTTCTGAATTTGATCATACGCTGTTGGTTCTGCCTGACCAGTTTACGCCGATACTAACGCGAGAACTGATTTATACCGCCATTACCCGCGCCCGCTCAAAGCTGACACTCTTTGCTGAACAGACGGTGTTTAATCAGGCGGTCAAAATACGCACATTACGCCGAAGCGGTTTGATAGCGCGTCTCAACCTGTCGGAAAATCAGCAATAG
- the amiC gene encoding N-acetylmuramoyl-L-alanine amidase AmiC, producing MSVLPSPGRRRWLKSAGAVLLLGASRVGFAARADVVAIRIWPSTTYSRMTLESTAPLKFRQFTLDNPVRVVIDIANLQLNPVLKNVASLVRDDDPRVRSVRTGQFDQNTVRLVVELKQNVTSEIFTLTPVAEFKYRLVLDLYPEHTTRSQHQDDPLLALLEDYNKGNLAQNQPATAALSGKAGKDRPALIVLDPGHGGEDPGAIGKNNTREKDVVLQIARRLKNLIEKETTLRVLMTRNEDVFIPLKVRVAKARRLRADLFISIHADAFTNRAARGSSVFALSTTGATSNAARYLAKTQNESDMIGGVSKSGDRYLDHTLFDMVQSLTINDSLRVGKEVLLHMGRINPLHKKTVDQAGFSVLRAPDIPSILVETAFISNPEEERKLRTSHFQQQVARAILSGIKAYFAQ from the coding sequence ATGTCTGTTCTACCTTCGCCCGGCAGGCGCCGATGGTTGAAAAGTGCGGGGGCTGTTTTGCTACTGGGTGCCAGCAGAGTTGGTTTCGCGGCCCGAGCCGATGTGGTTGCAATCCGCATCTGGCCTTCAACGACCTATTCGCGCATGACTCTTGAATCCACTGCACCCCTTAAATTCCGGCAATTTACACTCGATAACCCCGTGCGCGTGGTGATTGACATCGCGAATCTGCAGCTCAATCCGGTACTAAAAAATGTTGCAAGTCTGGTACGTGATGACGATCCCCGGGTGCGTAGCGTCAGAACAGGTCAGTTTGATCAAAATACTGTGCGGCTGGTGGTGGAGCTGAAGCAAAATGTGACGTCTGAAATTTTTACACTGACACCGGTTGCAGAGTTTAAATACCGGTTGGTGCTGGATCTCTATCCAGAGCATACAACACGCAGTCAGCATCAGGATGATCCTCTGCTGGCTTTGCTGGAAGATTATAACAAAGGAAATCTGGCTCAGAACCAGCCAGCAACAGCTGCCTTATCGGGCAAAGCGGGTAAGGATCGTCCAGCTTTGATTGTGCTCGATCCCGGTCACGGGGGCGAAGATCCTGGTGCAATTGGTAAGAATAATACGCGGGAAAAAGATGTTGTGTTACAAATTGCCCGACGGCTGAAAAATCTTATCGAAAAAGAAACGACTCTGCGTGTCTTGATGACCCGTAATGAAGATGTATTTATTCCACTGAAGGTGCGGGTGGCAAAGGCGCGGCGTCTTCGTGCTGACCTGTTTATCTCTATTCATGCCGATGCTTTTACCAATCGGGCCGCCCGCGGCTCTTCAGTTTTTGCGCTCTCGACTACGGGAGCGACCAGTAACGCAGCACGCTATCTGGCAAAAACCCAGAACGAATCCGATATGATCGGTGGGGTAAGCAAGAGCGGTGATCGCTATCTCGATCATACTCTCTTTGATATGGTGCAGAGCCTGACTATTAATGACAGCCTCAGAGTTGGCAAGGAAGTGTTGTTACATATGGGTCGTATCAACCCTCTGCACAAGAAAACGGTCGATCAGGCAGGTTTTTCGGTGTTAAGAGCGCCTGATATTCCGTCCATTCTGGTGGAAACCGCTTTTATCAGCAATCCGGAAGAAGAACGTAAGCTGCGCACCAGTCATTTTCAGCAGCAGGTTGCCCGGGCTATTCTGTCAGGAATAAAAGCGTATTTTGCGCAGTAA
- the recB gene encoding exodeoxyribonuclease V subunit beta, protein MTQAACRLDPMTLPLQGVRLIEASAGTGKTFTIGLLYLRLLLGLGGEAAFSRPLTVEEILVVTFTEAATAELRGRIRQNIHQLRIACVRGHTADSMLARLMQELDDLPRAAARLLAAERQMDDAGIFTIHGFCQRMLNLNAFESGSLFEQRLIEDEAPLRRLAIADFWRRHCYPLSLPVARVIAQMWTGPEQLLATLSPWLNGEAPALKYALDLQESFLQRHEKIVACIDQMKASWRAAGNLHDLLAGSGVDKRSYNSKHLPVWLEKLSQWAQSETEDYGLPAELERFGQQTLVEKTKKGEPPRHPVFEQVDRFLAEPLSFRDLVIARALSEIRVATQKEKQRLALMGFDDLLGRLDSALQQAGGEALACAIRHRYPVALIDEFQDTDPQQYRIFRTLYGQQAGHALLLIGDPKQAIYAFRGADIFTYMRARNQVSAHYTLETNWRSSPPMVNSVNQLFSGQAVPFIFSEIPFIPVQPAEANSALRFVLEGEEQPALRFWLQPGKGVGVSDYQHFMARQCAADICHWLTAGQNGKALLGNGEDLRPVQASDITILVRSRTEAALMREALNNLRIPSVYLSNRDSVFTTTEAREVLWLLQAVLAPDQERILRNALATSIFGLDALALETLSQDERQWDALVDEFDGYRQRWLKRGVLPMLRDMMFRRKIAENLLASESGERRLTDLLHLGELLQETSIKLDSEHALVRWLAQEVAQPDGQSASQQLRLESDRHLVQIVTIHKSKGLQYPLVWLPFVANFREAGQGIYHDRQSFQALLDLREDEESLELAEQERLAEDLRLLYVALTRSVWHCSVGIAPLVKGNRKKEGVSDLHHSALGYLVQQGEAVDADALRQQLLSMSNGVLAVTLAEVPDARVWRTGEPSLSALRSQQMFRNLRDDWRVTSYSGLQQHGHTSTFDLLPRLDVDAAGEARGLQDIQLTPHHFPRGAAPGTFLHGLFEQIDFTQPIDEKWLSERLIAGGHDIVWLPTIMCWITHVLQTPLNESGVSLDKLAPACCQVELQFFLPIQSLLSAEKLDRLIRHYDPLSAACSPLNFQQVQGMLKGFIDLVFRWQGKYYLLDYKSNWLGESAADYTPEAMTQAMCAHRYDLQYQLYTLALHRYLRHRLVDYDYQQHFGGVIYLFLRGVEGITSGNGVWHTRPDAGFIAELDALFSGNEEKTL, encoded by the coding sequence ATGACGCAAGCCGCCTGCCGTCTGGACCCTATGACGCTTCCGCTGCAAGGCGTAAGGCTGATTGAAGCGTCGGCAGGAACAGGGAAGACCTTCACCATCGGGCTGCTCTATTTAAGGTTGTTATTGGGCCTGGGCGGTGAAGCCGCCTTTTCACGTCCGCTGACGGTGGAAGAAATCCTTGTGGTGACCTTTACCGAAGCCGCCACCGCAGAACTGCGTGGTCGTATTCGCCAGAATATCCACCAGTTGCGTATCGCCTGTGTGCGCGGTCATACCGCTGACAGCATGCTGGCCCGATTAATGCAGGAACTGGATGACTTGCCCAGGGCGGCCGCTCGCCTGCTGGCTGCTGAAAGGCAAATGGACGATGCGGGGATTTTTACTATCCACGGCTTCTGCCAGCGCATGCTCAATCTCAACGCATTCGAGTCGGGAAGCCTGTTTGAACAGCGGTTGATTGAGGATGAAGCGCCGTTACGCAGGCTGGCGATTGCGGATTTCTGGCGGCGTCATTGTTATCCGTTATCTTTGCCGGTTGCCAGAGTTATCGCTCAAATGTGGACGGGTCCTGAACAGCTGTTGGCTACGCTCTCTCCGTGGCTCAACGGTGAGGCACCTGCATTAAAATACGCACTCGATTTACAGGAAAGTTTTCTCCAGCGGCATGAGAAAATTGTTGCCTGCATCGATCAGATGAAAGCCAGCTGGCGGGCAGCAGGTAACCTGCATGATTTGCTGGCCGGATCGGGCGTTGATAAGCGAAGTTATAACAGTAAGCACTTACCTGTCTGGCTGGAAAAACTCAGCCAGTGGGCGCAAAGCGAAACGGAAGATTATGGTTTGCCCGCGGAACTGGAACGGTTTGGCCAGCAAACCCTGGTGGAGAAAACCAAAAAGGGCGAGCCGCCGCGCCATCCGGTATTTGAGCAGGTGGATCGTTTTCTGGCCGAGCCGCTGTCTTTTCGCGACCTGGTTATCGCAAGGGCACTGAGTGAAATTCGTGTTGCGACTCAAAAAGAAAAACAGCGCCTGGCGCTGATGGGTTTTGACGATTTGTTGGGCAGGCTGGACAGCGCGTTGCAGCAGGCTGGCGGAGAGGCGCTGGCCTGTGCGATTCGCCATCGGTATCCGGTGGCATTAATTGATGAGTTTCAGGATACGGACCCGCAACAGTACCGTATCTTCCGTACGCTATATGGCCAACAGGCCGGGCATGCACTGCTGTTGATAGGCGATCCCAAACAGGCCATTTATGCTTTTCGCGGTGCAGATATTTTTACCTATATGCGCGCGCGCAATCAAGTCAGCGCCCACTACACGCTTGAAACTAACTGGCGCTCCTCACCACCGATGGTTAACAGTGTTAATCAACTCTTTAGCGGCCAGGCCGTTCCTTTTATTTTCAGTGAAATTCCGTTTATTCCCGTTCAGCCAGCCGAAGCTAATTCAGCATTACGCTTTGTGCTTGAAGGGGAGGAACAGCCGGCATTACGCTTCTGGTTACAACCCGGTAAAGGCGTGGGAGTAAGCGATTACCAACACTTTATGGCGAGGCAGTGTGCGGCTGATATCTGCCACTGGCTCACCGCAGGGCAAAACGGGAAGGCACTGCTTGGTAATGGAGAAGACCTGCGCCCGGTGCAGGCTTCTGATATCACTATTCTGGTGCGTAGCCGTACAGAGGCCGCGCTTATGCGTGAGGCGCTCAATAATCTGCGTATTCCTTCTGTCTATCTTTCTAACCGTGACAGCGTGTTTACGACGACTGAAGCTCGTGAAGTGCTCTGGCTGCTTCAGGCCGTACTGGCACCGGACCAGGAAAGAATTTTACGCAATGCTTTGGCGACCAGCATTTTTGGTTTGGATGCGCTGGCGTTGGAAACGCTGAGTCAGGATGAACGTCAGTGGGATGCCCTGGTCGATGAATTTGACGGGTACCGCCAGCGCTGGCTAAAGCGTGGCGTGCTGCCAATGCTGCGTGACATGATGTTCAGGAGGAAAATTGCCGAAAACTTACTGGCTTCTGAGAGCGGTGAGCGTCGACTGACGGATCTCCTGCATCTTGGAGAATTACTGCAGGAAACGTCAATAAAGCTGGACAGTGAACATGCACTGGTGCGCTGGCTGGCGCAGGAGGTCGCACAGCCTGACGGACAGTCTGCCAGCCAGCAGCTGCGGCTGGAGAGCGATCGCCATCTGGTGCAAATTGTTACCATCCACAAATCCAAAGGGCTGCAATATCCGCTGGTCTGGCTGCCTTTTGTTGCCAACTTTCGCGAGGCTGGGCAGGGCATTTATCATGATAGGCAGAGCTTTCAGGCGCTGCTGGATCTGCGTGAAGACGAAGAAAGTCTCGAGCTGGCTGAACAGGAGCGGCTGGCGGAAGATCTTCGCCTGCTTTACGTCGCACTGACCCGATCGGTATGGCACTGTAGCGTCGGTATTGCGCCCTTGGTGAAAGGTAACAGGAAGAAAGAGGGGGTGAGCGATCTGCACCACAGTGCGTTGGGCTATCTGGTGCAGCAGGGTGAAGCAGTGGACGCCGACGCCCTGCGTCAACAGTTGCTGTCAATGAGTAATGGTGTGCTGGCGGTTACTTTAGCGGAAGTACCTGATGCTCGCGTATGGCGAACTGGTGAACCGTCTTTATCAGCCCTGCGTAGTCAACAAATGTTCCGTAATCTGCGAGATGACTGGCGGGTAACCAGCTATTCGGGATTGCAGCAGCATGGCCACACATCCACCTTTGACCTGTTGCCCCGTCTTGATGTGGATGCCGCCGGAGAAGCCCGTGGGCTGCAGGATATTCAGCTGACGCCACATCACTTCCCACGGGGTGCCGCACCCGGAACCTTTCTTCATGGTCTGTTTGAACAGATTGATTTTACTCAACCCATAGATGAAAAGTGGTTGAGCGAACGGCTGATTGCTGGGGGGCATGACATCGTCTGGCTGCCGACTATCATGTGCTGGATTACGCACGTATTGCAAACTCCGTTAAACGAGAGCGGGGTCAGTCTGGATAAACTGGCACCTGCCTGCTGCCAGGTAGAGCTGCAGTTTTTTCTGCCCATTCAATCGCTGCTCAGTGCAGAAAAGCTCGATCGTCTGATACGACATTACGATCCGCTTTCTGCGGCCTGTTCGCCGCTCAACTTTCAGCAGGTACAGGGCATGTTAAAGGGGTTTATCGACCTGGTTTTTCGCTGGCAGGGAAAATATTACCTGCTGGACTATAAATCCAACTGGCTGGGGGAATCGGCGGCGGATTACACCCCGGAAGCAATGACACAGGCCATGTGTGCTCATCGTTACGATTTACAGTATCAACTTTACACCCTCGCACTGCACCGCTATCTGCGTCACCGACTGGTGGATTATGACTACCAGCAGCATTTTGGCGGGGTGATCTATCTTTTCCTGCGTGGTGTTGAGGGGATAACCAGTGGTAATGGCGTCTGGCATACCCGGCCGGATGCCGGATTTATTGCCGAACTGGATGCACTTTTTTCTGGTAACGAAGAGAAAACCTTATGA